The proteins below come from a single Uloborus diversus isolate 005 chromosome 10, Udiv.v.3.1, whole genome shotgun sequence genomic window:
- the LOC129231158 gene encoding disintegrin and metalloproteinase domain-containing protein 10-like, which yields MAQSIELNPFILHFEPLFFNQKSLNDQNFRSKRSPKSEIRLQFTAHNRIFKLRMRSETSLFSSDVVFESSRHGRFDFQVNKVLKGRLDDDDDSSVEGVITSTGLLDAVIDTRSEQYFIEPSSRYFPASHPPFHSVIYRLSDVHFPLGNESHKSAPSVYSTIIAGVHKRGRSKHSSKTEDSSSSNGLLSRQRRKDATSRSLSSNSSGKNPLYWRDGDSLRYRGFEHYGDSERYGVRSNQRTHWSEDRSDRHVAIHPQKSTCMLYLQADHLFYQRMGSEEACIDTMTRHVQKVNGIYRNADFDQDGRPDNVSFLIKRIKVHTLEALKDPGYRFQGNYGVEKFLELFSEEDYDAFCLAYMFTYRDFEGGTLGLAWTGDLRNAGGVCEKNGHYRGSLKSLNTGIVTLLNYGKYVPPVVSHVTLAHEIGHNFGSPHDPEDNAVCTPGGDNGNYIMFARATSGDKKNNNKFSPCSLRSINAVLNTKARSVKGCFTELQDSICGNGVVEKSEQCDCGWEEDCEESCCFPMRTNPPRDEPPCKLRPNVICSPSQGPCCSQDCSLKVGEECRADNGCRSPSYCDGIGPQCPPSTNKPNKTVCNEEFVCYMGECTGSICVAYGLESCQCRRTLHDPATKACELCCKLPGDDYSCKSSFEWNFAPYDVPDLFAKPGTPCDNYNGYCDVFQKCRENFQADPSGPLATLRKLLLSNESMASVKKWIFLHWWVAVLLGLGIAMCMSITLRLFGKQNEAIKSVTENSQMNKSINLLHPCRTQTFFKSGTQALMTNSSIALTQASNNQKSVNNFDRTSFSSFSNKHKSLLMSRNGWV from the exons ATGGCTCAAA GCATCGAGCTAAACCCTTTCATTCTGCATTTCGAGCCTTTATTCTTCAACCAGAAATCGCTGAATGATCAAAATTTCCGGTCGAAGCGTTCGCCAAAGTCTGAGATCCGATTACAGTTCACGGCGCACAATAG AATATTCAAGCTGAGAATGCGGTcagaaacttcattattctcgTCGGATGTAGTATTCGAATCTTCGAGGCATGGAAGGTTTGATTTTCAAGTGAACAAAGTTCTGAAAGGACGGTTGGATG ATGATGATGATTCATCCGTGGAAGGCGTCATAACATCAACAGGTCTTTTGGACGCAGTTATAGACACGAGGTCTGAACAGTACTTCATCGAGCCATCCTCACGCTACTTTCCGGCCTCACATCCTCCTTTTCATTCTGTCATCTACAGACTATCTGACGTCCATTTTCCTCTGGGCAATGAATCCCACAAGTCTGCTCCATCTGTATATAGCACAATCATAGCCGGTGTACATAAACGAGGACGCTCCAAGCATTCTTCCAAGACTGAAGACTCGTCATCATCCAACGGACTTCTTTCACGCCAACGCAGAAAAGATGCGACTTCCAGATCTTTATCCTCTAATTCAAGCGGGAAGAATCCACTTTATTGGAGGGACGGTGATTCTTTACGTTATAGAGGATTCGAGCACTACGGAGATTCCGAAAGATATGGCGTACGTTCTAACCAGAGGACTCATTGGTCTGAGGATCGCTCGGATCGTCACGTGGCAATACATCCTCAGAAAAGCACTTGTATGTTATACTTACAAGCGGATCATCTCTTCTACCAAAGGATGGGCAGTGAAGAAGCTTGCATAGATACGATGACGAGGCATGTGCAAAAAGTAAATGGGATTTATAGAAATGCTg ATTTTGATCAAGACGGACGTCCAGATAATGTATCCTTCTTAATCAAACGAATCAAAGTCCATACGCTCGAAGCTTTAAAGGATCCGGGTTACAGGTTCCAGGGAAATTATGGAGTGGAAAAATTTCTCGAACTTTTTTCCGAAGAAGATTACGATGCCTTTTGCTTAGCCTATATGTTTACTTACAGAGATTTTGAAGGTGGAACTTTAGGATTAGCATGGACAGGAGACTTGAGAAATGCAGGAGGAGTCTGTGAAAAGAATGGG CATTACAGAGGTAGTCTGAAGAGCCTAAACACAGGCATCGTCACTCTTCTAAATTACGGAAAATATGTCCCTCCAGTTGTGTCACATGTCACGTTAGCTCACGAAATTGGCCACAATTTTGGTTCCCCG CATGACCCTGAAGATAATGCAGTTTGTACCCCTGGTGGAGACAATGGCAACTATATAATGTTTGCCCGAGCAACATCTGGTGATAAGAAAAACAACAATAAGTTTTCACCGTGCAGTTTGCGTAGTATAAATGCAGTCCTGAACACTAAAGCAAGAAGTGTGAAAGGCTGTTTTACAG aaCTGCAAGATTCAATTTGTGGAAACGGTGTCGTGGAGAAAAGTGAACAATGTGACTGTGGCTGGGAAGAAGACTGCGAGGAGAGTTGCTGTTTTCCCATGCGCACAAACCCGCCGAGGGACGAACCACCTTGCAAACTGAGACCGAATGTTATTTGCAG CCCGAGTCAAGGACCCTGTTGCTCCCAAGATTGCAGCTTAAAAGTTGGCGAGGAATGCCGTGCTGACAATGGATGCAGAAGTCCAAGCTACTGTGA TGGTATAGGGCCGCAATGCCCGCCTTCCACCAACAAGCCAAACAAAACAGTCTGCAATGAAGAGTTTGTCTGTTACATGGGA GAATGCACTGGATCAATTTGCGTAGCGTATGGGTTAGAATCTTGTCAGTGCCGTCGTACTCTTCATGATCCTGCTACTAAAGCATGTGAGCTTTGCTGCAAGCTGCCGGGCGATGATTACAGCTGCAA gtcatcgtttGAGTGGAATTTTGCACCGTATGATGTTCCTGATCTCTTTGCCAAACCTGGAACGCCTTGTGACAATTACAATGGCTACTGTGATGTTTTCCAAAAGTGCAGAGAA AATTTTCAGGCTGATCCATCAGGCCCCTTGGCTACACTTCGCAAACTTCTTTTATCTAATGAAAGCATGGCATCGGTGAAAAAGTGGATATTTCTGCATTGGTGGGTAGCAGTTTTATTGGGACTTGGTATAGCTATGTGTATG AGTATAACACTTCGACTGTTTGGAAAACAAAATGAAGCTATTAAATCGGTGACTGAAAACAGCCAAATGAACAAATCGATCAATCTTTTGCATCCCTGTAGAACCCAAACGTTCTTCAAATCTGGAACACAAGCATTGATGACCAATTCAAGTATTGCCTTGACTCAAGCATCTAATAATCAGAAGTCTGTAAACAATTTTGATAGGacaagtttttcatctttctccAATAAACATAAATCATTGCTAATGTCACGGAATGGATGGGTATGA